In Apteryx mantelli isolate bAptMan1 chromosome 18, bAptMan1.hap1, whole genome shotgun sequence, a single window of DNA contains:
- the PLTP gene encoding phospholipid transfer protein has product MAASSLLLLLLPWLVTALHSPPGCKIRITSKGLDLVKQEGLRFVEQELENITVSDLHGKEGQFHYNISQVKVLDLQLPFSNLHFQPQQHLVFNINNASISLRFRRQLLYWFFYDIGSINASADGVRIHTVLQLSKDETGRLKISNMTCNASIARMHAGFSGTLRKIYEFLSTFIITGMRYLLSQQICPALNHAGLVLLNSLLDTVPVRNYVDEHIGIDYSLLRDPTVSMDTLDLDFKGMFFYRGKENQELENHAVEPVIKETERMVYVAFSEYFFDSAMHSYFQAGVLAIELEGEKVPKDLEVLLRATFFGTIFMLNPAAVDAPLRLVLQVSAPPRCVIKPSGTSVSVSAFLNISLVPPGRPAVQLSSMAMETKLSAKVFLQGKALRVLLDLRRFRIYSKQSALESLALFSLQAPLKTLLQLTIMPIINERTKKGVQIPLPEGMDFTREVVTNHAGFLTVGADLHFSKGLREVIEKYRPAPTAPAHPTPQPEEPSVDPHQL; this is encoded by the exons ATGGCCGCCAgcagcctcctcctgctcctcctgccctggctggtcacagccttgcacagcccTCCTGGCTGCAAGATCCGGATCACCTCCAAGGGCTTGGACTTGG TGAAGCAAGAGGGACTGCGCTTtgtggagcaggagctggagaaCATCACTGTGTCGGACCTGCACGGGAAGGAGGGGCAGTTCCACTACAACATCAGCCA GGTCAAGGTGTTGGACCTGCAGCTGCCATTTTCCAACCTGCACTTCCAGCCTCAGCAACACCTTGTCTTCAACATCAACAACGCCTCCATCAGCCTGCGCTTCCGGCGACAGCTGCTCTACTGGTTCTT CTATGACATCGGTTCCATCAATGCCTCTGCTGATGGTGTTCGCATCCATACGGTGCTGCAGCTGTCCAAGGATGAGACTGGGCGCCTCAAGATCTCTAACATGACCTGCAATGCCTCCATCGCCAGAATGCACGCTGGCTTCTCAGGCACACTCAG GAAGATTTATGAGTTCCTGAGCACTTTCATCATCACAGGGATGCGCTACCTCCTCAGCCAGCAG ATCTGCCCAGCCCTGAACCACGCTGGCCTGGTGCTGCTGAACTCTCTCCTGGACACAGTGCCGG TGAGGAACTATGTGGATGAGCACATTGGGATTGACTACTCCCTCCTGCGGGATCCTACAGTCTCCATGGACACCCTCGACCTAGACTTCAAG GGCATGTTCTTTTACCGCGGGAAAGAGAACCAGGAGCTGGAGAACCATGCGGTGGAGCCGGTGATCAAGGAGACAGAACGCATGGTCTACGTTGCCTTCTCCGAGTACTTCTTCGACTCGGCCATGCACTCGTACTTCCAGGCAGGTGTGCTGGCCATAGAGCTTGAGGGGGAGAAG GTGCCCAAAGACCTGGAGGTTTTGCTGAGAGCCACATTCTTTGGAACCATCTTCATGCTG AACCCTGCTGCGGTGGATGCTCCCCTGCGACTGGTGCTTCAGGTGTCAGCTCCCCCCCGCTGCGTGATCAAACCCTCAGGCACCTCTGTCTCCGTCTCAGCCTTCCTCAACATCTCGCTGGTGCCCCCGGGCCGGCCTGCCGTCCAGCTCTCCAGCATGGCCATG GAAACAAAGCTGAGTGCCAAGGTGTTTCTGCAAGGGAAGGCTCTGCGCGTGCTGCTGGACCTGAGACG GTTCCGCATCTACTCCAAGCAGTCTGCGCTGGAGTCGCTAGCG CTGTTCTCACTGCAGGCCCCACTGAAAACCCTGCTGCAGCTGACAATCATGCCCATCATTAATG AGAGGACAAAAAAGGGGGTCCAGATCCCACTGCCAGAAGGCATGGACTTCACCAGGGAGGTGGTCACAAACCATGCG GGATTCCTCACAGTGGGAGCTGATCTCCACTTCTCAAAGGGACTGCGGGAAGTGATTGAGAAATACCGCCCAGCCCCTACAGCCCCAGCCCATCCCACTCCACAGCCCGAAGAGCCCAGTGTGGACCCCCACCAGCTCTAG